A portion of the Streptomyces sp. NBC_01335 genome contains these proteins:
- a CDS encoding SGNH/GDSL hydrolase family protein yields the protein MADNGLAGTGTGTGTAARRRARAVAVGAALGSCVLLMASVTPAAAHGRGPGHGGSGHGSGHGGGPAHGPRYVALGDSYTSGPGIPPQADLGCARSARNYPSLVARWKRASAFEDVSCGGATTEQMWTAQGANAPQLQALRRDTGLVTLQIGGNDIGFGSIIATCAGLGVQDPAGDPCRSHYTSSGTDRLTEAVARTAPKIERVLRAVHARSPHARVLVVGYPDLLPDDGSGCFPAVPFAAGDFPYLRDTEKRLNAMLRTVAVRNRAEYVDTYGPTVGRDMCKAPEDRWIEPLVPASPAAPAHPNAKGEQAMANAVLNRLR from the coding sequence ATGGCGGACAACGGACTTGCGGGCACGGGCACGGGCACGGGTACGGCGGCAAGGCGCCGGGCGCGGGCGGTGGCGGTGGGGGCCGCGCTCGGGAGCTGTGTGCTGCTCATGGCCTCGGTGACCCCGGCCGCCGCGCACGGCAGGGGACCCGGGCACGGGGGTTCCGGGCACGGCAGCGGGCACGGAGGGGGTCCGGCGCACGGCCCGCGGTATGTCGCGCTCGGGGACTCGTACACCTCGGGGCCGGGCATCCCTCCGCAGGCCGACCTCGGCTGCGCCCGCTCCGCCCGCAACTACCCCTCCCTGGTCGCCCGGTGGAAGCGGGCGTCCGCGTTCGAGGACGTGAGCTGCGGCGGTGCGACGACCGAGCAGATGTGGACCGCGCAGGGCGCCAACGCCCCGCAGCTTCAGGCGCTCCGCCGCGACACCGGTCTCGTCACGCTCCAGATAGGAGGCAACGACATCGGGTTCGGGTCCATCATCGCCACCTGCGCCGGTCTGGGCGTCCAGGATCCGGCGGGCGACCCGTGCCGGAGCCACTACACCTCCTCCGGGACGGACCGGTTGACCGAGGCCGTCGCGCGGACCGCCCCGAAGATCGAGCGCGTCCTGCGGGCCGTGCACGCGCGGTCGCCGCACGCCCGGGTGCTGGTCGTCGGCTACCCCGACCTGCTGCCCGACGACGGCAGCGGCTGCTTTCCCGCGGTGCCCTTCGCGGCCGGGGACTTCCCCTATCTGCGGGACACCGAGAAGCGGCTCAACGCGATGCTCCGCACGGTCGCGGTCCGCAACCGTGCCGAGTACGTCGACACCTACGGGCCCACCGTCGGGCGCGACATGTGCAAGGCCCCCGAGGACCGCTGGATCGAGCCGCTCGTGCCGGCCTCGCCCGCGGCACCCGCCCACCCGAACGCCAAGGGCGAGCAGGCCATGGCGAACGCGGTACTGAACCGGCTGAGGTAG
- the cobT gene encoding nicotinate-nucleotide--dimethylbenzimidazole phosphoribosyltransferase, translated as MNLDDFSDLIERPDGGVRRDAEDRRGRLIVPPGALGRLDELGEWLSAAQQTVPVRPVDQPRVVLFAGDHKVAELGVSGRAAGSAYELVRDTLDGASPLAVLARRFSVPVRIVDAGLDCDPELLPESVVRSRVRRGAGRIDVENALTAEEAAEAVALGIRIADEEADSGTDLVVLGDLSVGGTTAASTLIAALCGTDASVVTGRGGAGIDDLAWMRKCAAIRDSLRRARPVLGDQLELLATVGGADLAAMTGFLLQCAVRRLPVILDGVVSAACALVAQRAAFRAPDWWLAGHASGEPAQAKALDRMALTPLLDHGVTVGGGTGALLALPLVRAAAAFAAELPEREPEKPADEPAEEPDAERGDEQSGEQAEAVADPAV; from the coding sequence GTGAACCTGGACGACTTCTCCGACCTGATCGAGCGCCCCGACGGCGGTGTGCGGCGCGACGCCGAGGACCGCCGGGGGCGGCTGATCGTCCCGCCCGGCGCGCTCGGCAGGCTCGACGAACTGGGCGAATGGCTGTCCGCCGCGCAGCAGACCGTGCCGGTCCGGCCGGTGGACCAGCCGCGCGTGGTGCTCTTCGCCGGTGACCACAAGGTCGCGGAGCTCGGCGTCTCCGGCCGCGCCGCGGGGAGCGCGTACGAGCTGGTCCGCGACACCCTGGACGGGGCGAGCCCGCTGGCGGTGCTGGCCCGGCGGTTCTCGGTGCCGGTACGGATCGTCGACGCCGGTCTGGACTGCGACCCGGAGCTGCTGCCGGAGTCCGTGGTGCGCAGCCGGGTGCGGCGGGGCGCCGGGCGGATCGACGTCGAGAACGCGCTGACCGCCGAGGAGGCGGCCGAGGCCGTGGCGCTGGGCATCCGGATCGCGGACGAGGAGGCGGACTCCGGTACGGACCTGGTGGTGCTGGGCGACCTCAGTGTGGGCGGCACGACGGCGGCCTCCACCCTGATCGCCGCGCTCTGCGGCACCGACGCCTCGGTGGTGACCGGGCGCGGCGGCGCGGGGATCGACGACCTGGCGTGGATGCGCAAGTGCGCCGCGATCCGGGACTCGCTGCGCCGGGCCCGTCCGGTCCTCGGGGACCAGCTGGAGCTGCTGGCGACGGTGGGCGGCGCGGACCTCGCGGCGATGACCGGGTTCCTGCTCCAGTGCGCGGTGCGCCGGCTCCCGGTGATCCTGGACGGCGTGGTCTCGGCGGCCTGCGCGCTGGTGGCGCAGCGGGCCGCGTTCCGGGCGCCGGACTGGTGGCTGGCCGGGCACGCGAGCGGTGAGCCGGCGCAGGCGAAGGCGCTGGACCGGATGGCGCTGACGCCGCTGCTCGACCACGGGGTGACGGTCGGCGGGGGTACGGGCGCGCTGCTCGCCCTTCCGCTGGTGCGGGCCGCCGCCGCGTTCGCCGCCGAACTGCCGGAGCGCGAGCCGGAGAAGCCCGCCGACGAGCCCGCCGAGGAACCGGACGCCGAGCGGGGCGACGAGCAGAGTGGCGAGCAGGCCGAGGCCGTGGCGGACCCGGCCGTCTGA
- a CDS encoding adenosylcobinamide-GDP ribazoletransferase has translation MTSLNSHGLRFAFGTLTVLPVRVTRWDRDTARAGMLCAPLAGLVVGLLAAALGSLALLAGSGPLLAAVASAAVPAVLTRGLHLDGLADTADGLGSGKPAEDALRIMKQSDIGPFGVITLLFVLLAQVAAGHELYGRGWEQGAVGAVVAGVAARLALTLASRRGVPAARPEGLGAAVAGTVPGPGAALVALVAVAACAAAGSVSGAGGVLHHALAALLALGASEVLLRHCVRRFGGVTGDVFGAVEETAATAALVVLVLG, from the coding sequence GTGACCTCCCTGAACAGCCACGGCCTCCGCTTCGCCTTCGGCACCCTCACCGTGCTCCCCGTCCGCGTCACCCGCTGGGACCGCGACACCGCCCGTGCGGGCATGCTCTGCGCGCCGCTCGCCGGGCTCGTGGTGGGGCTGCTCGCGGCGGCGCTCGGTTCGCTGGCGCTGCTGGCCGGCTCGGGTCCGCTGCTCGCCGCCGTCGCCTCCGCCGCCGTACCGGCCGTACTCACCCGGGGCCTCCATCTGGACGGGCTCGCGGACACGGCGGACGGGCTCGGCAGCGGCAAGCCGGCCGAGGACGCGCTGCGGATCATGAAGCAGTCGGACATCGGGCCGTTCGGCGTGATCACCCTGCTCTTCGTCCTGCTGGCGCAGGTCGCCGCCGGTCACGAGCTGTACGGGCGCGGCTGGGAGCAGGGCGCGGTGGGCGCGGTGGTGGCCGGGGTCGCCGCCCGTCTCGCGCTGACCCTGGCCTCGCGCCGGGGCGTACCGGCGGCCCGCCCTGAGGGGCTGGGCGCGGCGGTGGCCGGCACGGTTCCGGGGCCGGGGGCGGCCCTGGTGGCGTTGGTCGCGGTCGCGGCCTGCGCCGCGGCCGGGTCGGTGTCCGGGGCGGGCGGGGTGCTGCACCACGCGCTGGCCGCGCTGCTGGCGCTGGGGGCGTCCGAGGTGCTGCTGCGGCACTGCGTGCGGCGGTTCGGCGGGGTGACGGGGGACGTGTTCGGCGCGGTGGAGGAGACGGCGGCGACGGCGGCCCTGGTGGTGCTGGTCCTCGGCTGA
- a CDS encoding endo alpha-1,4 polygalactosaminidase, with translation MVSPLLSGCTSGEPGEAPAASKASSSPADPAASSSPADPADPAAGWWRPRPGLDWQWQLSGRLDPTVDVPVYDIDGFDHDAAAVAGLHDRGSKVICYLSTGAHEDFRPDADAFPAALLGKGNGWDGERWLDIRRTDLLGPLMETRIAMCARKGFDAVEPDNMDGYRNDTGFPLTAADQLAYNRLIARIAHRHGLAVGLKNDLDQIPALEPDFDFAVNEQCAQYDECEDLVPFVEADKAVFHVEYELPAAAFCARSRELGLSSLEKKYELGAWRRSCATDAGETAAP, from the coding sequence ATGGTGTCTCCGCTGCTCTCCGGCTGCACCTCGGGAGAACCCGGAGAAGCCCCGGCGGCCTCGAAGGCTTCGAGTTCCCCGGCCGACCCGGCGGCTTCGAGTTCCCCGGCCGACCCGGCCGACCCGGCGGCCGGGTGGTGGCGCCCCCGGCCCGGCCTGGACTGGCAGTGGCAGCTCTCCGGGCGGCTCGACCCCACCGTGGACGTCCCGGTGTACGACATCGACGGCTTCGACCACGACGCCGCCGCGGTCGCCGGTCTGCACGACCGCGGCAGCAAGGTCATCTGCTACCTCTCCACCGGCGCCCACGAGGACTTCCGCCCGGACGCCGACGCGTTCCCGGCGGCCCTGCTGGGCAAGGGCAACGGCTGGGACGGCGAGCGCTGGCTCGACATCAGGCGCACCGACCTCCTGGGGCCCCTGATGGAGACCCGGATCGCGATGTGCGCCCGGAAGGGCTTCGACGCCGTGGAGCCGGACAACATGGACGGCTACCGCAACGACACCGGCTTCCCGCTCACGGCCGCCGACCAGTTGGCGTACAACCGGCTGATCGCCCGCATCGCCCACCGCCACGGCCTGGCGGTCGGCCTCAAGAACGACCTGGACCAGATCCCCGCCCTCGAACCGGACTTCGACTTCGCGGTGAACGAGCAGTGCGCCCAGTACGACGAGTGCGAGGACCTGGTCCCGTTCGTCGAGGCGGACAAGGCCGTCTTCCACGTCGAGTACGAGCTGCCGGCCGCCGCGTTCTGCGCCCGCTCGCGCGAACTCGGGCTCAGCTCACTGGAGAAGAAGTACGAGCTCGGCGCCTGGCGCAGGAGCTGCGCGACGGACGCGGGGGAGACCGCGGCGCCCTGA
- a CDS encoding leucyl aminopeptidase encodes MTALTLSTAGAATLRADALVVGLARGSKGPVLAPGAEAVDKAFGGKLAAVLETLGATGAEGELIKVPAVGGLKAPVVIAVGLGTVPDSDDAYDSEILRRAAGAAARALGGAKKAGFALPSSTVEDAGAVAEGALLGAYAFTAYQGGENKLAPKSAKANGPKLPLAEVAVLGAKPRDKAFKAAAERAVAVAEEINRARDLINTPPNDLFPESFAAVATAAGKEHGIKVQVLDEKALVKGGYGGLVGVGQGAVHGPRLVKLAYTHPKAEKTLALVGKGITYDSGGISLKPAGHNETMKCDMSGAAAVFATVVAASRLGLRVNVTGWLALAENMPGGNATRPGDVLRMYSGKTVEVLNTDAEGRLVLADALTRASEEAPDAIVDVATLTGAMVLALGNRTFGIMANDDAFRTTIHEIAEEVGEASWPMPLPADLRKGMDSPTADIANMGERMGGGLVAGLFLKEFVGEGIAWAHLDIAGPAFHEGAPYGYTPKGGTGSSVRTLIRLAERTADGDLG; translated from the coding sequence GTGACTGCTCTCACTCTCAGCACCGCAGGTGCGGCGACGCTGCGCGCCGACGCACTCGTCGTCGGCCTCGCCAGGGGTTCCAAGGGACCGGTGCTCGCACCGGGCGCCGAGGCCGTGGACAAGGCCTTCGGCGGAAAGCTCGCCGCCGTCCTGGAGACCCTGGGCGCCACCGGTGCCGAGGGCGAACTCATCAAGGTCCCCGCCGTCGGCGGCCTCAAGGCTCCCGTCGTCATCGCGGTCGGCCTGGGCACCGTCCCGGACTCGGACGACGCCTACGACTCCGAGATCCTGCGCCGCGCCGCCGGTGCCGCCGCCCGCGCCCTGGGCGGCGCGAAGAAGGCCGGCTTCGCCCTGCCGTCCTCGACCGTGGAGGACGCCGGCGCAGTCGCCGAGGGCGCCCTGCTCGGCGCGTACGCCTTCACCGCCTACCAGGGCGGCGAGAACAAGCTCGCCCCCAAGTCGGCCAAGGCCAACGGCCCCAAGCTGCCGCTCGCCGAGGTGGCCGTCCTCGGTGCCAAGCCGCGCGACAAGGCCTTCAAGGCCGCCGCCGAGCGCGCCGTCGCCGTGGCGGAGGAGATCAACCGCGCCCGCGACCTGATCAACACCCCGCCGAACGACCTCTTCCCCGAGTCCTTCGCCGCCGTGGCCACGGCCGCCGGCAAGGAGCACGGCATCAAGGTCCAGGTGCTCGACGAGAAGGCCCTGGTCAAGGGCGGCTACGGCGGTCTGGTCGGCGTCGGCCAGGGCGCCGTCCACGGCCCCCGCCTGGTGAAGCTCGCCTACACGCACCCGAAGGCGGAGAAGACCCTGGCCCTGGTGGGCAAGGGCATCACCTACGACTCGGGCGGCATCTCGCTCAAGCCGGCCGGCCACAACGAGACGATGAAGTGCGACATGAGCGGCGCCGCCGCCGTCTTCGCCACCGTCGTCGCCGCGTCCCGTCTCGGCCTGCGCGTCAACGTCACCGGCTGGCTGGCGCTCGCGGAGAACATGCCCGGCGGCAACGCCACCCGCCCGGGTGACGTGCTGCGCATGTACAGCGGCAAGACCGTCGAGGTCCTCAACACGGACGCCGAGGGCCGGCTCGTCCTCGCCGACGCGCTGACCCGCGCCTCCGAGGAGGCCCCCGACGCGATCGTCGACGTGGCGACCCTGACCGGCGCGATGGTGCTGGCGCTGGGCAACCGCACCTTCGGCATCATGGCCAACGACGACGCCTTCCGCACGACGATCCACGAGATCGCCGAGGAGGTCGGCGAGGCGTCCTGGCCGATGCCGCTCCCCGCCGACCTGCGCAAGGGCATGGACTCCCCGACCGCCGACATCGCCAACATGGGCGAGCGGATGGGCGGCGGCCTGGTGGCCGGTCTGTTCCTCAAGGAGTTCGTCGGCGAGGGCATCGCCTGGGCGCACCTGGACATCGCGGGCCCGGCCTTCCACGAGGGCGCGCCGTACGGCTACACCCCCAAGGGCGGCACCGGCTCGTCGGTCCGCACCCTGATCCGTCTCGCGGAGCGCACCGCCGACGGCGACCTGGGCTGA